From a region of the Streptomyces sp. NBC_01454 genome:
- a CDS encoding SpoIIE family protein phosphatase, which yields MPPSGSETSVQPLGTVRPGGAPERDDALLGAVARAVEVTGAHAGSVFLISPDRRSLVLSAVSGTPPSLLGGWRRIPVSSAIPVAVAYRSGRTVHLAGAEETMRRFPQLAMALPYSFGSASVQVRAGDSVFGSMAVVWAAGPDTEGLSKAQRRRLRATADRLGASLAELRARGALGESDAGAAPVVVPARPAPAVRVGLFDWDLDSGALVADDELCAIFGIAPAEFDGQAATLAAKIDDAGLPGLRSAARTAVEEGHVLAHALRIRDGSGHRTVELWGRVPDAPDDRRTRAHLMGAVLDAGAGMAAVEAIERLADGFFALAPDGRVTYANHGLEQLLRVRHDDLLGRRPWDVLPWLADPAYEDRYRATMVSQQPVSFLARRPPDQWLVFSLHPGSRGMTGWAARVTGPVPADAEPGSAVAEEAAVGAPSPPAPRLGTLYRVLQLGSALTEAVTAHEVCDVVAEQLLPAFGGQRMALYLVTERRWQLLSQRGYPTGFLDRFEGSPLRPGVPVSDALLAGAPLFIESRQEFARAYPGLHPSASLSWAFLPLIASSRPVGACVLGFDDAHRFPDGERDLLTALGGVIGHALQRARLYDAEFAVAHGLQDALLPHRLPTLSDVRVAGRYLPGTRGMDIGGDWYDVIPTRDGVALIVGDVEGHNVAAAAVMGQLRSAVRAFATAGQQPGEVISRTNRLLLDLDPGPLASCCYVRLDAGSGAARLVLAGHCPPLLRRPGGDTEALDLPCGPLLGVAETAGYPECALHLPPGSIVALYTDGLVERRGSDITAGIDRLRTTLAHARADSLEELADRLLRDARRSPHRTDDIALLLSQYAPASGR from the coding sequence ATGCCACCCAGTGGTTCGGAGACGAGTGTGCAGCCGTTGGGTACGGTGCGCCCCGGTGGTGCCCCGGAGCGTGACGATGCTCTGCTCGGTGCCGTTGCCAGAGCTGTCGAGGTGACCGGGGCGCATGCGGGAAGCGTGTTCCTGATCTCGCCGGACCGTCGTTCGCTGGTGCTCAGTGCGGTGTCCGGGACGCCGCCCTCGCTGCTCGGTGGCTGGCGGCGGATTCCGGTGAGCAGTGCCATCCCGGTGGCGGTGGCGTACCGGTCCGGGCGGACGGTCCATCTGGCCGGAGCCGAGGAGACCATGCGGCGGTTTCCGCAGCTCGCCATGGCGTTGCCCTACTCGTTCGGATCCGCTTCCGTGCAGGTGAGAGCGGGTGATTCGGTCTTCGGGTCGATGGCCGTGGTGTGGGCGGCCGGACCCGACACGGAAGGGCTGTCGAAAGCCCAGCGGCGTCGGCTGCGTGCCACGGCCGACCGCCTCGGTGCCTCGCTCGCCGAGCTGCGCGCACGCGGCGCGCTGGGCGAGAGCGACGCGGGAGCCGCCCCGGTGGTGGTCCCGGCGCGGCCCGCCCCCGCTGTACGGGTGGGGCTCTTCGACTGGGACCTCGACAGCGGGGCCCTCGTGGCGGACGACGAACTCTGCGCGATCTTCGGCATCGCCCCCGCCGAGTTCGACGGGCAGGCGGCCACCCTGGCCGCCAAGATCGACGACGCGGGCCTGCCCGGGCTGCGGTCCGCCGCCCGTACCGCGGTCGAGGAGGGCCATGTCCTGGCGCACGCCCTGCGGATACGGGACGGCAGCGGTCACCGCACCGTCGAGTTGTGGGGCCGGGTGCCGGACGCTCCCGACGACCGGCGCACACGCGCGCACCTGATGGGCGCCGTCCTCGACGCCGGAGCCGGAATGGCCGCCGTCGAGGCGATCGAACGGCTCGCGGACGGCTTCTTCGCCCTCGCCCCGGACGGGCGTGTCACCTACGCCAACCACGGCCTGGAGCAGCTGCTGCGGGTCCGGCACGACGACCTGCTCGGCCGGCGCCCCTGGGACGTCCTGCCGTGGCTGGCCGACCCCGCCTACGAGGACCGGTACCGGGCCACCATGGTCTCCCAGCAGCCCGTCTCCTTCCTCGCCCGCCGGCCGCCCGACCAGTGGCTGGTGTTCTCCCTCCACCCGGGCTCGCGCGGCATGACGGGCTGGGCGGCCCGCGTCACGGGGCCGGTCCCGGCCGATGCCGAACCGGGGTCGGCGGTCGCCGAGGAAGCGGCGGTCGGCGCGCCGTCGCCGCCCGCCCCTCGCCTGGGCACTCTCTACCGGGTGCTCCAGCTCGGCAGTGCGCTGACCGAGGCGGTCACCGCCCACGAGGTGTGTGATGTCGTCGCCGAACAGCTCCTGCCCGCTTTCGGCGGCCAGCGGATGGCGCTGTACCTCGTGACCGAGCGCCGCTGGCAGCTGCTGTCGCAGCGCGGCTACCCCACGGGCTTTCTCGACCGGTTCGAGGGCTCGCCGCTCCGTCCCGGCGTGCCGGTGTCGGATGCGCTGCTCGCCGGGGCCCCGCTGTTCATCGAGTCACGGCAGGAGTTCGCGCGGGCCTATCCCGGGCTCCATCCGAGCGCCTCCCTTTCCTGGGCGTTCCTGCCGCTCATCGCCTCCAGCCGCCCCGTCGGCGCCTGCGTCCTCGGCTTCGACGACGCCCACCGGTTCCCGGACGGCGAGCGGGACCTCCTCACCGCGTTGGGCGGGGTGATCGGCCATGCGCTGCAACGCGCCAGGCTCTATGACGCCGAATTCGCCGTCGCGCACGGCCTGCAGGACGCCCTGCTCCCGCACCGGCTGCCCACGCTGTCCGACGTCCGGGTCGCCGGCCGCTATCTCCCGGGGACGCGCGGCATGGACATCGGCGGCGACTGGTACGACGTCATCCCCACCCGTGACGGGGTCGCGCTCATCGTCGGGGACGTCGAGGGGCACAACGTCGCCGCCGCGGCCGTCATGGGGCAACTGCGCAGCGCGGTACGGGCGTTCGCCACTGCGGGCCAGCAGCCGGGTGAGGTGATCTCCCGGACCAACCGGCTGCTTCTCGACCTGGACCCCGGGCCTCTCGCCAGCTGCTGCTACGTCCGCCTCGACGCCGGCTCAGGGGCCGCCCGCCTGGTCCTCGCGGGACACTGCCCGCCGCTCTTGCGCCGGCCCGGCGGAGATACCGAGGCGCTGGACCTGCCGTGCGGACCGCTGCTCGGGGTGGCGGAGACGGCCGGCTACCCGGAATGCGCACTGCACTTGCCGCCCGGCTCGATCGTGGCGCTGTACACGGACGGGCTGGTGGAGCGGCGCGGGTCGGACATCACCGCCGGCATCGACCGGCTGCGCACCACGCTGGCCCATGCGCGCGCGGATTCCCTGGAGGAGCTGGCCGACCGTCTTCTGCGGGATGCCCGGCGGTCCCCGCACCGGACGGACGACATCGCGCTGCTGCTCAGCCAGTACGCCCCTGCCTCGGGCCGCTGA
- a CDS encoding zinc ribbon domain-containing protein produces MPAGPVSAPPTASTAPLTTVAARDRTAVPRWGEGRDVTRYICAAAYLDREYAKSLIKQVAAEPRLGVAPAPACDVPVALRHAYLANTRRHGRDLVLTVLLLLALVFTLWVGNGALTLLVLFLSWVTLFSFELSTRYGRHLQSLRPDRFDPAAAPAPLNDNIATRLRQIGAYAGGNVTTYSGYSPFIGYGFTRDSWSLTFDVTTSSRPEGRPQEFDVADLYAHIAERVGTLALPCLEIEERVFVDGGSILTDPRFLPDPLGRPVARIPSALLDSLKRTPEEGARPYLAVHSTGWGGEAVTSLFLRFVRSDSHLFVEAVPTVLYPLRDRYRVIDTLMPRPSVSELFTLLSETLVSTVFVLLAAPARAVTGFAPDYGLSRRLRRQHKLITRLRRFDFGARQSVRRQAAATEHSRYFQKADSGMVVKTVEKRVLDALVEFAEERGIDVGELVQRQQMIINNGIIAAGGGRVDSSSVASGEKSRVSTVLGKIPLLNLD; encoded by the coding sequence ATGCCCGCCGGCCCCGTGTCGGCGCCGCCGACCGCGTCCACGGCACCGCTCACCACCGTCGCCGCCCGCGACCGCACCGCCGTGCCGCGGTGGGGCGAGGGCCGCGATGTGACCCGGTACATCTGCGCGGCCGCCTACCTGGACCGCGAATACGCCAAGTCGCTCATCAAACAGGTCGCCGCCGAACCCCGGCTGGGGGTGGCGCCCGCCCCGGCGTGCGACGTCCCCGTGGCGCTGCGCCACGCCTACCTCGCCAACACGCGCCGCCACGGCCGGGACCTGGTCCTCACCGTCCTGCTCCTGCTGGCCCTCGTCTTCACCTTGTGGGTCGGCAACGGCGCCCTCACCCTGCTGGTGCTGTTCCTCTCCTGGGTCACCCTGTTCTCGTTCGAGCTCTCGACGCGCTACGGCCGTCATCTGCAGAGCCTGCGCCCGGACCGGTTCGATCCCGCGGCCGCGCCCGCACCGCTCAACGACAACATCGCCACGCGCCTGCGGCAGATCGGCGCCTACGCCGGCGGGAACGTCACCACCTACAGCGGCTATTCACCGTTCATCGGATACGGCTTCACACGCGACTCGTGGTCCCTGACCTTCGACGTCACCACCTCGAGCCGGCCGGAGGGCCGGCCGCAGGAGTTCGACGTGGCGGATCTCTACGCCCACATCGCCGAGCGGGTCGGCACCCTGGCGCTGCCCTGCCTGGAGATCGAGGAACGGGTCTTCGTCGACGGCGGGTCCATCCTGACGGACCCGCGTTTCCTGCCCGATCCGCTCGGCCGGCCCGTCGCGCGGATTCCGTCCGCGCTGCTGGACTCGCTGAAGCGGACACCCGAGGAGGGCGCCCGCCCCTATCTGGCCGTGCACTCCACCGGCTGGGGCGGCGAGGCGGTCACCTCACTCTTCCTGCGCTTCGTCCGCTCGGACTCCCACCTCTTCGTGGAGGCGGTCCCGACGGTGTTGTACCCGCTGCGCGACCGCTACCGCGTCATCGACACCCTCATGCCCCGCCCGTCGGTGTCCGAGCTCTTTACGCTGCTGTCGGAAACGCTGGTCAGCACCGTGTTCGTGCTGCTGGCCGCACCCGCGCGGGCGGTCACGGGGTTCGCGCCCGATTACGGGTTGTCCCGGCGTCTGCGCCGGCAGCACAAGCTGATCACCAGGCTGCGCAGATTCGACTTCGGGGCGCGGCAGAGCGTGCGCCGGCAGGCGGCGGCCACGGAGCACAGCCGCTACTTCCAGAAGGCCGACAGCGGCATGGTCGTGAAGACGGTCGAGAAGCGGGTCCTGGACGCACTCGTCGAGTTCGCCGAGGAGCGCGGCATCGACGTGGGCGAGCTGGTGCAGCGTCAGCAAATGATCATCAACAACGGCATCATCGCGGCCGGCGGAGGGCGGGTGGACTCCAGCTCCGTCGCCTCCGGCGAGAAGTCCCGCGTCTCCACGGTGCTGGGCAAGATCCCGCTGCTCAACCTGGACTGA
- a CDS encoding ArsR/SmtB family transcription factor produces MGHRMDDRHTATRERLDAVGAADVAATLQALSTPSRLRILARLQESPCAVGDLAAAVGMEQSACSHQLRLLRNLGLVTGERHGRSIIYALYDHHVAELLDQALFHVEHLRLGLHDAPSGTVRAAGR; encoded by the coding sequence ATGGGCCACCGAATGGATGACCGCCACACCGCCACCCGTGAACGACTGGACGCGGTGGGGGCCGCGGATGTCGCCGCCACCCTCCAGGCCCTGTCGACCCCCTCTCGGCTGCGCATCCTCGCCCGCCTCCAGGAGAGCCCCTGCGCGGTCGGCGATCTCGCCGCCGCCGTCGGGATGGAACAGTCCGCCTGCTCCCACCAACTCCGCCTGCTGCGCAACCTCGGCCTGGTCACCGGCGAACGCCACGGCCGCTCGATCATCTACGCGCTCTACGACCACCATGTCGCCGAACTCCTCGACCAAGCGCTCTTCCACGTCGAGCATCTGCGGCTCGGCCTCCATGACGCGCCGTCAGGGACGGTCCGGGCCGCCGGGCGTTGA
- a CDS encoding carbon-nitrogen hydrolase family protein, with product MRIALCQMTASTDPKQNLAAVQDHVRRAAREGARLVALPEAAMVRFGAPLATVAEPLDGPWAEGVRAVARETGVTVVAGMFTPAGDGRVANTLLATGPGVEESYDKIHLYDAFGFRESDTVAAGDRVVTIDVDGVRVGLATCYDLRFPELFRAHADAGATVSVLPASWGAGPGKRAQWDLLVRARALDATVWVAAVDQSAPDPHVDPEAPAKMPHGVGHSALIGPDGTVRAQLGAAPDLLVGEVDAEEALRVRRAVAVLDNRQL from the coding sequence ATGCGTATCGCGCTGTGCCAGATGACGGCATCGACCGATCCGAAGCAGAACCTCGCGGCGGTGCAGGACCACGTCCGTCGTGCGGCACGCGAGGGGGCCCGGCTGGTGGCCCTTCCCGAGGCGGCCATGGTGCGGTTCGGGGCTCCGCTCGCGACGGTGGCCGAGCCGCTGGACGGGCCGTGGGCCGAGGGGGTGCGCGCGGTGGCCCGTGAGACCGGGGTGACGGTGGTGGCGGGCATGTTCACCCCGGCCGGCGACGGGCGGGTGGCCAACACGCTGCTGGCCACCGGGCCCGGTGTCGAGGAGTCCTACGACAAGATCCATCTGTATGACGCGTTCGGCTTCCGGGAGTCCGACACGGTCGCGGCGGGCGACCGCGTGGTGACCATCGACGTCGACGGGGTCCGGGTGGGCCTGGCCACGTGTTACGACCTGCGCTTCCCCGAACTGTTCCGGGCGCACGCGGACGCCGGGGCGACGGTGTCCGTCCTGCCCGCCTCCTGGGGCGCGGGGCCGGGCAAGCGGGCGCAGTGGGACCTGCTGGTGCGGGCTCGTGCCCTGGACGCGACGGTCTGGGTCGCGGCCGTCGATCAGTCCGCCCCGGACCCTCACGTCGATCCGGAGGCCCCCGCGAAGATGCCGCACGGGGTCGGGCACAGCGCGCTGATCGGCCCCGACGGGACCGTACGCGCCCAACTGGGCGCCGCGCCGGACCTGCTCGTCGGGGAGGTGGACGCCGAGGAGGCGCTCCGCGTCCGGCGGGCCGTGGCGGTGCTGGACAACCGGCAGCTGTAG
- a CDS encoding aromatic ring-hydroxylating oxygenase subunit alpha — MTTTPAPSAPAAVTEPAAATTPSLIATLAGHHYTDPEIFRREQEKIFERLWFCAVRSADLDKPGAFRTVRIGRESVLITRNRAGSLRAFLNICRHRGAQLCTEESGEVRRNLQCPYHAWTYDLDGRLVAAPNLQKMPDVDRGERALVTVPLREWLGYAWVCLADEPPSFEDTVIGAAVERLGDTASLDRYRTEGLALGKRLTYDVQANWKLIIENFMECYHCATIHPELTEVLPEFADGFAAQYYVGHGAEFADEATGFTVDGTEGFGRLPGIEDTQDRRYYAITVRPQVFVNLVPDHVIVHRMFPMAPDRTVVECDWLYLPEVVDSGADVSKSVELFHRVNAQDFEACERTQPAMSSRAYRAGGVLVPSEHHIGAFHRWVTDRLSGEEASCQE, encoded by the coding sequence ATGACGACCACACCCGCCCCGTCCGCGCCGGCCGCGGTCACCGAACCCGCCGCCGCGACCACGCCCAGCCTCATCGCCACCCTCGCCGGCCACCACTACACCGACCCGGAGATCTTCCGCCGGGAACAGGAGAAGATCTTCGAGCGGCTGTGGTTCTGCGCGGTCCGCAGCGCCGACCTGGACAAGCCCGGCGCCTTCCGCACGGTCCGGATCGGCCGGGAGAGCGTACTGATCACCCGCAACCGCGCCGGATCCCTGCGCGCCTTCCTCAACATCTGCCGGCACCGCGGCGCGCAGCTGTGCACCGAGGAGTCCGGCGAGGTCCGGCGCAACCTCCAGTGCCCCTACCACGCCTGGACCTACGACCTCGACGGCCGCCTGGTCGCCGCCCCGAACCTGCAGAAGATGCCGGACGTGGACCGCGGCGAGCGCGCACTGGTCACCGTCCCGCTGCGGGAATGGCTCGGCTACGCCTGGGTGTGCCTGGCCGACGAACCCCCGTCCTTCGAGGACACCGTGATCGGCGCGGCCGTCGAGCGGCTGGGGGACACCGCCTCCCTCGACCGCTACCGCACCGAGGGCCTCGCACTCGGCAAGCGCCTCACCTATGACGTGCAGGCCAACTGGAAGCTCATCATCGAGAACTTCATGGAGTGCTACCACTGCGCCACCATCCACCCCGAACTCACCGAGGTGCTCCCCGAGTTCGCCGACGGCTTCGCCGCCCAGTATTACGTCGGCCACGGTGCGGAGTTCGCCGACGAGGCCACCGGCTTCACCGTGGACGGCACCGAGGGCTTCGGCCGGCTGCCCGGCATCGAGGACACCCAGGACCGGCGGTACTACGCGATCACCGTCCGGCCGCAGGTGTTCGTGAACCTCGTCCCCGACCATGTCATCGTCCACCGGATGTTCCCGATGGCGCCGGACCGCACCGTCGTCGAGTGCGACTGGCTGTATCTGCCCGAGGTCGTCGACTCCGGCGCCGATGTCTCCAAGTCCGTCGAGCTCTTCCACCGGGTCAACGCCCAGGACTTCGAGGCCTGCGAGCGCACCCAGCCGGCCATGAGCTCGCGCGCGTATCGCGCCGGCGGGGTGCTGGTGCCCAGCGAGCACCACATCGGCGCCTTCCACCGGTGGGTCACCGACCGTCTGTCGGGGGAGGAGGCTTCCTGCCAGGAATAA
- a CDS encoding GntR family transcriptional regulator, whose translation MESGRERAYAYLKESVLTDPAMRDRFLSEQEIADRIGVSRTPIREALLLLAAEDLVRLVPKRGAHIAPLSGREIGELMEMRGLIERFAAQRTTDRGTAPVDEMAGLLDRQEALRGEAGATEFLAAGHRFHASLVAAVGNTLMCRQYEALRSRQTRAGVPDHYGSGHRRDEVLAEHRRILDGLAARDAAATCAAIDSHLQATRRILLAA comes from the coding sequence ATGGAGTCGGGGCGCGAGCGGGCCTACGCCTATCTCAAGGAGAGTGTGCTGACCGACCCGGCCATGCGGGACCGCTTCCTGTCCGAGCAGGAGATCGCGGACCGGATCGGCGTCTCCCGCACCCCGATCCGCGAAGCCCTGCTGCTGCTCGCCGCCGAGGACCTCGTGCGGCTGGTCCCCAAGCGCGGCGCGCACATCGCCCCGCTGTCCGGCCGTGAGATCGGCGAACTGATGGAGATGCGCGGCCTGATCGAGCGCTTCGCCGCACAGCGCACGACCGACCGGGGCACCGCACCCGTCGACGAGATGGCCGGCCTCCTGGACCGGCAGGAGGCGCTGCGCGGCGAGGCCGGCGCCACGGAGTTCCTCGCCGCCGGCCACCGCTTTCACGCCAGCCTCGTCGCCGCCGTCGGCAACACGCTGATGTGCCGTCAGTACGAGGCCCTGCGCAGCCGCCAGACCAGGGCCGGCGTGCCCGACCACTACGGCTCGGGCCACCGCCGGGACGAGGTGCTGGCCGAACACCGCCGGATTCTCGACGGGTTGGCGGCCAGAGACGCCGCGGCCACCTGTGCGGCCATCGACAGCCACCTCCAGGCGACCCGGCGCATCCTCCTGGCCGCGTGA
- a CDS encoding LCP family protein: MAGRRRRKRASTSGWRVRWGRLIAVVVACVLVAGAALGYWLYDQAVNGVRTSDALGDKDARSANGSQNILLMGLDSRKDLNGNPLPKKLLEQLHAGASSNVGGYNTNTLILVHIPGDGSRATGLSVPRDDLVDVPGFGKQKIKEAYGLAKAREEDRLAAQGVKDHAELESKGREAGRRTEIQTVRTFLGVPIDHFAEVNLAGFYDLAQALDGVDVCLKHPTKDKNSGADFPAGRQTLNARQSLAFVRQRMNLPRGDLDRTRRQQAFLLSAVHKLETSGTLDKIGRAYSLLDAAKRDIVIDKGWALTDAAEQMKKLAGGNVSFQTLKIERFGTYRQESVNVVDPAAVRREVQELLRPAPSPRPSSPPDGRPSPAAPSPRSDSGDAKSLGGDGVPCVD; encoded by the coding sequence ATGGCAGGGCGGCGACGGCGGAAGCGCGCGAGCACATCCGGGTGGCGGGTCCGGTGGGGGCGGCTGATAGCCGTGGTGGTCGCCTGCGTGCTGGTCGCGGGTGCCGCGTTGGGCTACTGGCTCTACGACCAGGCCGTCAACGGGGTGCGGACCTCGGACGCACTGGGCGACAAGGACGCCCGCTCGGCCAACGGGAGCCAGAACATCCTGCTGATGGGCCTGGACAGCCGCAAGGACCTCAACGGCAATCCGCTGCCGAAGAAGCTCTTGGAGCAACTGCACGCCGGAGCCAGCAGCAACGTCGGCGGCTACAACACCAACACCCTGATCCTGGTGCACATCCCGGGCGACGGAAGCCGGGCCACGGGGCTGTCGGTGCCGCGTGACGACCTCGTCGACGTCCCGGGGTTCGGCAAGCAGAAGATCAAGGAGGCGTACGGACTCGCCAAGGCGCGGGAGGAGGACAGGCTCGCGGCGCAGGGGGTGAAGGACCACGCCGAACTGGAGAGCAAGGGCCGGGAAGCCGGCCGCCGCACCGAGATCCAGACCGTGCGCACCTTCCTGGGTGTGCCCATCGACCACTTCGCCGAGGTCAACCTTGCCGGGTTCTACGACCTGGCCCAGGCGCTGGACGGCGTGGACGTGTGCCTCAAGCATCCGACGAAGGACAAGAACTCCGGCGCCGACTTCCCGGCCGGCCGCCAGACGCTCAACGCCCGGCAGTCCCTGGCCTTCGTGCGCCAGCGGATGAACCTGCCCCGAGGCGACCTCGACCGCACCCGCCGGCAGCAGGCCTTCCTGCTGTCCGCCGTCCACAAACTCGAGACCAGCGGCACGCTCGACAAGATTGGGCGCGCCTACTCGCTGCTCGACGCCGCCAAGCGCGACATCGTGATCGACAAGGGCTGGGCCCTGACGGACGCCGCCGAGCAGATGAAGAAGCTGGCGGGCGGCAACGTGAGCTTCCAGACACTGAAGATCGAAAGGTTCGGTACCTACCGGCAGGAATCCGTAAATGTCGTCGACCCGGCAGCGGTCCGCCGGGAAGTGCAGGAACTGCTGCGCCCCGCCCCCTCCCCGCGTCCCTCGTCCCCGCCGGACGGACGACCGTCGCCCGCTGCCCCGTCACCCCGGTCGGACTCGGGTGACGCGAAGTCGCTGGGCGGCGACGGCGTGCCCTGCGTCGACTGA
- the solA gene encoding N-methyl-L-tryptophan oxidase, translating into MAPTYDVIVLGLGGMGSAAAHHLAARGARVLGLEKFGPVHNRGSSHGGSRITRQSYFEDPAYVPLLLRSYELYEKLERDTGREIATLCGGVMVGRPDSRTVRGSLESAVQWDLPHEVLDAGEIRRRFPTLTPADDEIALYEARAGLVRPEYTVAAHVQLAGQDGAELHFEEPVIRWEELPGGSGVRVHTPENTYTAGQLVICPGAWAPDLLTDLGVPFTIERQVMYWFAPDGGTAPFVPDRHPIYIWEDDRGVQIYGFPAIDGPGGGAKVAFFRKGTVCTPETIERTVHDDEVRAMAEQLAPRLPALPGRFLKAATCMYSNTPDEHFVITRHPAHPETVTVACGFSGHGFKFVPVVGEIVADLALTGATAHPIELFDPRRSAAAAV; encoded by the coding sequence ATGGCTCCCACCTACGACGTCATCGTCCTCGGCCTGGGCGGCATGGGCAGCGCCGCCGCCCACCATCTCGCCGCCCGTGGCGCCCGGGTCCTGGGCCTGGAGAAGTTCGGCCCGGTGCACAACCGCGGTTCCAGCCACGGCGGTTCCCGCATCACCCGGCAGTCCTACTTCGAGGACCCCGCCTACGTCCCGCTGCTGCTGCGCTCGTACGAGCTGTACGAGAAGCTGGAGCGGGACACCGGCCGCGAGATCGCCACCCTCTGCGGCGGGGTGATGGTCGGCCGCCCCGACAGCCGCACGGTGCGCGGCAGCCTGGAGTCCGCCGTGCAGTGGGACCTCCCGCACGAGGTGCTGGACGCCGGGGAGATCCGCCGCCGCTTCCCGACGCTCACCCCGGCCGACGACGAGATCGCCCTGTACGAGGCGCGGGCGGGCCTGGTCCGGCCGGAGTACACCGTCGCCGCCCATGTGCAGCTCGCCGGCCAGGACGGCGCCGAGCTGCACTTCGAGGAGCCGGTCATCCGCTGGGAAGAGCTGCCCGGGGGCTCCGGGGTCCGGGTCCACACCCCCGAAAACACCTACACCGCCGGGCAGTTGGTGATCTGTCCCGGCGCCTGGGCACCCGATCTGCTCACCGACCTCGGGGTGCCGTTCACCATCGAACGGCAGGTCATGTACTGGTTCGCCCCCGACGGCGGCACCGCGCCCTTCGTCCCGGACCGGCACCCGATCTACATCTGGGAGGACGACCGGGGCGTCCAGATCTACGGCTTCCCCGCGATCGACGGCCCCGGCGGCGGCGCCAAGGTCGCCTTCTTCCGCAAGGGCACCGTCTGCACCCCCGAAACCATCGAACGCACCGTGCACGACGACGAGGTGCGCGCCATGGCCGAGCAACTCGCCCCGCGCCTGCCCGCCCTCCCCGGCCGCTTCCTCAAGGCCGCCACCTGCATGTACTCCAACACCCCCGACGAACACTTCGTGATCACCCGGCATCCCGCGCACCCGGAGACCGTGACCGTCGCCTGCGGATTCTCCGGCCACGGCTTCAAGTTCGTGCCGGTGGTCGGCGAGATCGTCGCCGACCTCGCGCTGACCGGTGCCACCGCGCATCCCATCGAGCTGTTCGACCCCCGCCGGTCCGCCGCCGCGGCCGTCTGA
- a CDS encoding acyltransferase: MKRPRHHSLVRSGRATGRRIPLCALDATMGAISTGRAFFFRERLDGTAMRASLARVLMSYPLLSGRAERDANGVLHVLCDDSGVHFEEENSALGAGDCPPAPGGPPLRAFLPRASVVRLVGQGVPLLAVKLTHLASGGTVLGVHMKHVLADGPAYMRFLLDWAAEHRGLPPHPPCHDRRLLDGLADGAPLQARDHNSRFTVASRREKYALLSRMLLTAHKLRTTTFRFDAAELHAMKQAATDQLPHGWISTSDALTAHLWHALGRLRARSAGCVERLGVLVDFSRYLSDIPENYWGNTITCAELRMTARDIQDCPLGTTARLIRESLSDHIADQARDDIAYLVEQRTAGRDRRVMPRMLYRAYTDMLQVNDRAKLPFYALDFGGGTPYRCELPHVPIPWAAQIMPTPERDGSREVHLSLPGAAADALTGERSWQAQLHKYA, encoded by the coding sequence ATGAAGCGGCCACGGCACCACTCACTCGTCCGGTCGGGACGTGCCACCGGCCGTCGCATCCCGCTGTGCGCCCTGGACGCCACCATGGGCGCGATCTCCACCGGACGCGCGTTCTTCTTCCGCGAACGCCTGGACGGCACGGCAATGCGGGCCTCACTGGCGAGAGTGCTGATGTCCTATCCGTTGTTGAGCGGCCGTGCGGAGAGGGACGCGAACGGCGTCCTGCACGTGCTGTGCGATGACTCCGGCGTGCACTTCGAGGAAGAGAACTCCGCGCTCGGCGCGGGAGATTGCCCGCCGGCCCCGGGCGGGCCGCCGCTGCGCGCCTTCCTGCCGAGGGCCTCGGTCGTCCGGCTCGTGGGGCAGGGCGTCCCCCTGCTCGCGGTGAAGCTCACACATCTGGCCTCGGGGGGAACGGTCCTGGGGGTGCACATGAAACACGTGCTGGCGGACGGGCCGGCCTATATGCGGTTCCTGCTGGACTGGGCCGCCGAACACCGCGGTCTTCCCCCTCACCCACCGTGCCACGACCGCCGCCTGCTCGACGGTCTCGCGGACGGCGCCCCGCTTCAGGCGAGGGACCACAACAGCCGCTTCACGGTGGCTTCGCGACGGGAGAAGTACGCACTCCTGAGCCGGATGCTGCTGACCGCGCACAAGCTCCGCACGACGACCTTCCGGTTCGACGCCGCAGAACTCCACGCGATGAAGCAAGCGGCCACCGACCAGCTCCCCCACGGCTGGATCTCCACCAGCGACGCCCTCACCGCCCACCTGTGGCACGCCCTCGGCCGGCTCCGGGCCCGGTCGGCCGGCTGCGTCGAACGTCTCGGCGTCCTCGTCGATTTCAGCCGCTATCTGAGCGACATTCCCGAGAACTACTGGGGAAACACGATCACCTGCGCCGAACTGCGCATGACGGCGCGCGACATACAGGACTGCCCGCTGGGGACGACGGCACGGCTGATCCGGGAGAGCCTGTCGGACCACATCGCCGACCAGGCCCGGGACGACATCGCCTATCTGGTGGAGCAGCGCACGGCCGGCCGGGACCGGAGGGTGATGCCCCGGATGCTGTACCGCGCCTACACCGACATGCTTCAGGTGAACGACCGGGCCAAGCTGCCCTTCTACGCTCTCGACTTCGGCGGCGGGACCCCCTACCGGTGCGAACTGCCGCACGTGCCCATCCCCTGGGCCGCGCAGATCATGCCGACGCCGGAGCGGGACGGGTCCCGCGAGGTGCACCTCAGTCTGCCCGGAGCCGCGGCGGACGCCCTGACCGGGGAGCGGTCCTGGCAGGCACAGCTGCACAAGTACGCGTGA